In Rhipicephalus microplus isolate Deutch F79 chromosome 7, USDA_Rmic, whole genome shotgun sequence, one genomic interval encodes:
- the LOC142767839 gene encoding uncharacterized protein LOC142767839, translating to MDPRVVEEFLQRLGQRRTHPAVHPRTATLVLEFCTIRGATDCEDLLNMGCQATQYWASVFREFDVHGCGNFDSRGLEAALRECGYPVSGDLLACLHGVYSKNGWVSFDAFVKVCAVVGSVCP from the coding sequence ATGGACCCTCGCGTCGTCGAAGAGTTTCTCCAGCGTCTTGGCCAACGGCGAACGCATCCTGCAGTCCATCCCCGGACGGCGACGCTCGTCCTCGAGTTCTGCACCATCAGGGGTGCCACCGACTGCGAGGACCTGCTGAACATGGGCTGCCAAGCTACCCAATACTGGGCCTCCGTATTTCGCGAGTTTGATGTCCATGGGTGCGGTAATTTTGACAGCCGCGGCCTGGAGGCAGCCCTCAGAGAGTGCGGTTACCCAGTCTCCGGAGACCTCTTGGCTTGCCTGCACGGCGTCTATTCCAAAAACGGCTGGGTTTCCTTCGACGCTTTCGTGAAGGTTTGCGCCGTCGTCGGAAGCGTGTGCCCCTGA